A single region of the Chryseobacterium culicis genome encodes:
- a CDS encoding DUF4197 family protein, producing MKKYIIAAALIIGTGAVITTSVQSCSSLATSDMGLSIIKRILLNGIDKGMGIYGNKEAFLQNNMVDKALPKELRDINSTLEKIAPSLVAKERDYIAQAAAYTVNTSKPILQDAVNSLNAQDVTRIMEGTTATQILKEKTSQQLIAAIAPKVDEKLNEYGIVKTINTALSGSNFLGSLLGGNNNTVNSGGLSKLASEQLVNGLFNIIEDYEHQNSKSLLGPFGK from the coding sequence ATGAAAAAATATATCATTGCAGCCGCTCTTATCATCGGGACCGGTGCTGTTATTACTACCAGTGTACAATCATGCTCGTCACTGGCTACATCAGACATGGGGCTTTCTATTATTAAAAGAATCCTGCTCAATGGTATTGATAAAGGAATGGGTATTTACGGAAACAAAGAAGCGTTTCTGCAGAACAATATGGTAGACAAAGCCCTTCCTAAAGAGCTGAGAGATATCAATTCTACGCTGGAAAAAATTGCTCCTTCCCTGGTAGCCAAAGAAAGAGATTATATAGCACAGGCAGCAGCTTACACTGTGAATACTTCAAAACCTATTTTGCAGGATGCAGTAAACAGCCTGAACGCTCAGGATGTTACAAGAATCATGGAGGGAACCACCGCTACACAGATTCTTAAAGAAAAAACATCTCAACAGCTTATTGCTGCTATTGCTCCCAAAGTAGATGAAAAACTGAATGAATATGGAATTGTAAAAACCATTAATACTGCATTATCAGGAAGTAATTTTCTGGGCAGTCTTTTAGGAGGCAATAACAATACGGTTAATTCAGGAGGATTGAGTAAACTTGCTTCTGAACAGCTGGTGAATGGATTATTCAACATCATCGAAGATTATGAACATCAGAACTCCAAGTCTCTGTTAGGACCATTTGGAAAATAG
- a CDS encoding DUF493 family protein: MDILQGNQHASPEDFYQSLKEKLEDHHDFPEDYLFKFIIPTDKAKLTEIYRVFDGIKFTLGNRESKNGKYTACNINAFVLDANQVVNIYKEVAKIEGVILL, translated from the coding sequence ATGGATATATTACAAGGAAATCAACACGCAAGTCCTGAAGATTTTTATCAGTCTTTAAAGGAGAAACTGGAGGATCATCATGATTTTCCGGAAGATTATTTATTTAAATTTATTATTCCTACAGACAAGGCGAAACTTACTGAAATTTACAGAGTTTTTGATGGTATTAAATTTACCCTGGGAAACCGCGAAAGCAAAAATGGAAAATACACAGCCTGCAATATTAATGCATTTGTTCTGGATGCCAATCAGGTAGTGAATATTTATAAAGAAGTAGCCAAAATAGAAGGCGTTATTCTATTGTAA
- a CDS encoding arsenate reductase family protein, producing the protein MVVKVLHNGNCSKSNAVLEYLDENGVPFEIINIVEDPLSPLEIRTVLKKLNQSVFHIIRKADKLYIENYADKNYSEEEWIKILSENPSLIQRPILVKGSVAMLGRPIENVKFFIEK; encoded by the coding sequence ATGGTAGTTAAAGTATTACATAACGGAAACTGTTCAAAGTCAAATGCTGTATTGGAGTATCTTGACGAAAACGGAGTGCCTTTTGAGATCATCAATATTGTTGAAGATCCGTTAAGCCCTCTTGAGATTAGAACGGTGCTTAAAAAGTTGAACCAGAGCGTCTTCCATATTATCCGTAAAGCAGATAAGCTGTATATTGAAAACTATGCAGATAAAAACTATTCAGAAGAAGAATGGATAAAAATTCTTTCTGAAAATCCTTCTCTGATACAAAGACCAATTCTGGTGAAAGGCTCGGTAGCCATGCTGGGAAGGCCTATTGAAAATGTAAAATTCTTTATTGAAAAATAA
- a CDS encoding deoxynucleoside kinase has protein sequence MHIAVTGNIGAGKTTLTTMLSKHYGWDAQFEDVDHNPYLEDFYSDMSKWSFALQVYFLGSRFRQVKEIRESGKNIIQDRTIYEDAHIFAENLNDMNLLSDRDFNNYSSVFDLMKSFVSAPDLLIYLKSDVPNLVKKIYKRGREYEASISIEYLSKLNQKYEKWISNYTEGKLLIVEVDDLDFVEKPEDFGFILEKIEAELHGLF, from the coding sequence ATGCATATTGCGGTTACAGGAAACATCGGAGCAGGAAAAACAACTTTGACAACGATGCTTTCCAAGCATTACGGATGGGATGCACAATTTGAAGATGTAGATCATAATCCTTATCTGGAAGATTTTTATTCAGATATGAGCAAATGGAGTTTTGCATTGCAGGTGTATTTCCTGGGAAGCAGATTCCGTCAGGTAAAGGAGATCAGAGAAAGTGGCAAAAACATTATTCAGGATCGTACGATTTATGAAGATGCTCATATTTTTGCAGAAAACCTGAATGATATGAATCTTCTTTCAGACAGGGATTTCAATAACTACTCATCAGTTTTTGATTTGATGAAATCTTTTGTATCTGCTCCTGACTTGCTGATCTATTTAAAATCAGATGTTCCCAATCTGGTTAAAAAAATCTATAAGAGAGGTCGTGAATATGAGGCATCCATCAGTATTGAATATCTTTCAAAACTGAATCAGAAATATGAAAAATGGATTTCCAATTATACAGAAGGAAAACTTCTGATCGTTGAAGTGGATGATCTTGATTTTGTAGAAAAACCGGAAGATTTCGGATTTATTCTGGAGAAAATTGAGGCAGAATTGCATGGTTTGTTTTAA
- a CDS encoding glutaminyl-peptide cyclotransferase: MKRNINIGFAAVLLLVSCSNKEKMLDSLADYNNSKEEKGYHFGDKIELPEEITANTESIAVSFRGKETTDLTIDPKFFTLGDNKVIFIIKTKKGEVLNQDATINVFTKTPEQNIPYKIVADYPHDPKNFIEGFVVEGNTVYESDGMKGASQLIKYTLGSSVPKIMAKQPAEIFSEGCAIVGDKIYQLTYQNKIGFIYDKNTLKKISQFPLPNVIGEGWGLTYDGKNLIATDGSKNLYFLDVNDPSKVVKTVCVGGSTTIYDQLNELEYHNGFIYSNVWLKPVILKINPVNGEVVGTFDFTEIAKQNTKGSDDVLNGIAFKGDNMLVTGKNWSKIYEVAFK; this comes from the coding sequence ATGAAGCGAAACATCAACATTGGTTTTGCAGCAGTTCTATTACTCGTCTCTTGCAGTAACAAAGAAAAAATGCTTGATTCTCTTGCAGATTATAACAACTCAAAAGAAGAAAAAGGCTATCATTTCGGAGATAAAATTGAATTGCCGGAAGAAATTACAGCAAATACAGAAAGTATAGCCGTCAGTTTCAGAGGTAAGGAAACAACAGATTTAACGATTGATCCTAAATTTTTCACGCTGGGAGATAACAAGGTCATCTTTATCATTAAAACAAAAAAAGGTGAAGTCCTGAACCAGGATGCTACCATTAATGTATTTACCAAAACTCCGGAGCAGAATATTCCCTATAAAATAGTTGCTGATTATCCTCACGATCCTAAAAACTTTATCGAAGGTTTTGTTGTGGAAGGAAATACAGTATATGAAAGTGACGGAATGAAAGGAGCCTCACAGCTTATAAAATATACGCTAGGATCATCTGTTCCCAAAATCATGGCAAAGCAGCCCGCTGAAATTTTCTCTGAAGGATGTGCGATTGTTGGAGATAAAATATATCAGCTGACTTATCAGAATAAGATTGGTTTTATTTACGATAAAAATACCTTGAAAAAAATATCTCAATTTCCACTTCCCAACGTCATTGGAGAAGGCTGGGGACTGACATATGATGGGAAAAACCTGATTGCAACCGATGGTTCCAAAAATCTTTATTTTCTTGATGTCAATGATCCGTCAAAAGTAGTGAAAACTGTTTGTGTTGGCGGAAGTACTACAATTTATGACCAACTCAATGAACTTGAATACCACAACGGTTTTATATATTCCAATGTCTGGCTTAAACCCGTGATTCTTAAGATTAATCCTGTCAATGGAGAAGTCGTGGGAACTTTTGATTTCACAGAAATTGCAAAACAAAATACCAAAGGAAGTGATGATGTATTAAACGGAATTGCTTTTAAAGGAGATAATATGCTCGTAACAGGAAAAAACTGGTCCAAAATATACGAAGTCGCTTTTAAATAA
- a CDS encoding glutaminyl-peptide cyclotransferase, with protein MKKNIIAGLAAILLLASCNKDKEILNTLNTYNTSMEAKGYHFGDKLELPKEVTENAESVTISFGDKETKDLTIDPKFFTLGDNAVTFNIKTKGGEVLNQDATINVFAKNPEKNIAYQIVAEYPHDPKNFVQGFQVEGNTIYESDGQNGSSQILKYTLGTTTPLASTKQAQEDFSEGSTIVGDKVYQLTWQSKKGYIYDKSSLKLLSEFAYPNVLGEGWGLTYDGKSLIASDGSKLLYFLDVNDPSKLIKYIAVAGSSQAYDQLNELEYHNGFIYANVWQKPIILKINPANGEVVGTFDFTDIAKQNTKGSDDVLNGIAFKGDNMLVTGKNWPKIYEVQIK; from the coding sequence ATGAAAAAAAATATAATAGCGGGTTTAGCAGCGATTTTATTACTGGCGTCTTGTAATAAGGATAAAGAAATTCTTAATACACTGAACACCTATAATACTTCAATGGAGGCGAAAGGATACCATTTCGGAGATAAGCTTGAGCTTCCGAAAGAGGTAACGGAAAATGCAGAAAGCGTAACCATCAGCTTTGGAGATAAAGAAACAAAGGATTTAACAATTGATCCTAAATTTTTCACGCTGGGTGATAATGCCGTTACATTCAATATCAAAACAAAAGGAGGTGAAGTCCTGAATCAGGATGCAACGATCAATGTATTTGCAAAAAATCCGGAAAAAAATATTGCTTATCAGATTGTAGCAGAATATCCACACGATCCTAAAAACTTTGTACAGGGATTCCAGGTGGAAGGAAATACCATCTATGAAAGTGACGGGCAGAACGGATCTTCACAGATTTTAAAGTACACATTGGGTACAACAACTCCGCTTGCATCTACCAAACAGGCTCAGGAAGATTTTTCTGAAGGGAGCACTATTGTTGGCGATAAAGTTTATCAGTTGACATGGCAGAGCAAAAAAGGATATATCTATGATAAAAGCTCTTTAAAACTGCTTTCAGAATTTGCTTATCCAAATGTATTAGGCGAAGGCTGGGGATTGACCTATGACGGGAAAAGTCTGATTGCTTCTGATGGAAGTAAGCTTTTGTATTTCCTTGATGTAAATGATCCTTCAAAACTGATTAAATATATCGCTGTTGCCGGAAGTTCTCAGGCGTATGACCAACTGAACGAACTGGAATACCACAACGGATTTATCTATGCCAACGTATGGCAGAAGCCGATCATTTTGAAGATTAATCCTGCCAATGGAGAAGTAGTGGGAACTTTTGACTTCACAGACATTGCAAAACAGAACACTAAAGGAAGTGATGATGTACTCAACGGAATTGCTTTCAAAGGAGATAATATGCTGGTTACAGGAAAGAACTGGCCAAAGATTTACGAAGTTCAGATCAAATAA
- a CDS encoding VOC family protein: protein MIQFTTFRPVLWTENLDETIGFYSRVLGFTLMDRNDDWQWASLRKDEIYIMLSQPNQHETNTSIGFSGSFYFNVNKVDDLWEVLKTKAKICYEIETFEWGMREFAIYDNNGYILQFGEPVDNIGNTE, encoded by the coding sequence ATGATACAGTTTACCACATTTCGTCCCGTTCTATGGACAGAAAACCTTGATGAAACCATAGGATTCTATAGTCGTGTTCTGGGATTTACTTTGATGGACAGGAATGATGATTGGCAATGGGCTTCACTTCGTAAAGATGAAATATATATTATGCTGTCTCAGCCCAATCAGCATGAAACGAACACATCCATCGGTTTTTCCGGTTCGTTTTATTTCAATGTAAATAAAGTGGATGACCTTTGGGAGGTTCTTAAAACAAAAGCCAAAATATGCTATGAGATTGAAACTTTTGAGTGGGGAATGAGAGAATTTGCTATCTATGACAACAATGGCTATATATTACAATTTGGTGAACCCGTAGATAATATTGGCAATACGGAATAA
- a CDS encoding GNAT family N-acetyltransferase produces the protein MMITLLPFTIQDAPQLISKIKDERMLLQFAGPVYRFPLTEEQLETDLTDEKRTLFKISDDDGNTIGHAQIFLKEKTFLLGRILIWDENNRGKGYGKKVMMELLKYGFSHFDKETAELNVYDWNTGAIECYRKVGFDFDPEVKSEARIDKETWVSLNMKIHKNTFELQES, from the coding sequence ATGATGATTACCTTACTTCCATTTACCATTCAGGATGCTCCTCAGTTGATTTCAAAGATAAAAGACGAAAGAATGCTTCTTCAGTTTGCCGGACCTGTATACCGCTTTCCTCTCACAGAAGAACAGCTGGAGACCGATTTGACTGATGAAAAAAGAACCCTGTTTAAAATTTCAGATGATGACGGAAATACAATCGGGCATGCTCAGATTTTTTTAAAAGAAAAGACATTCCTGCTGGGAAGAATTCTGATCTGGGATGAAAACAACAGAGGAAAAGGATATGGCAAAAAAGTAATGATGGAACTCCTGAAATATGGTTTCAGTCATTTTGATAAGGAAACCGCAGAACTGAACGTCTACGACTGGAATACCGGAGCTATTGAATGTTACAGGAAAGTAGGCTTTGATTTTGATCCGGAGGTTAAAAGCGAAGCCAGGATTGATAAGGAAACATGGGTTTCTCTAAACATGAAAATCCATAAAAATACTTTTGAACTGCAGGAATCATGA
- a CDS encoding SRPBCC family protein, giving the protein MSTPIIVQYTINAPIEKVWKALTDRNEMKSWYFDIQDFVLETGTEFNFYEPGGANKYHHQGQILEVIPNQKLKHTWSYPDFSALKTIVIWELLPEDGQTLVKLTHEDIDNFKDLGEGFSRENFTEGWNTILGQSLKEYLEK; this is encoded by the coding sequence ATGAGTACACCAATCATTGTTCAGTACACAATAAATGCTCCGATAGAAAAAGTCTGGAAAGCATTAACCGATAGAAATGAAATGAAATCCTGGTATTTTGATATCCAGGATTTTGTATTGGAAACAGGCACGGAATTTAATTTCTATGAACCTGGAGGAGCCAATAAGTATCATCATCAGGGTCAAATCTTAGAAGTAATTCCTAACCAGAAATTGAAACATACTTGGTCTTATCCTGATTTTTCAGCATTGAAGACCATTGTAATCTGGGAATTACTGCCTGAAGATGGACAAACTTTAGTAAAGCTGACCCATGAAGACATTGACAACTTCAAAGACTTAGGAGAAGGCTTTTCAAGAGAAAATTTTACCGAAGGCTGGAATACTATTTTAGGACAGAGTTTAAAAGAATATTTAGAAAAATAG
- a CDS encoding Na+/H+ antiporter — protein MIHSYVIISIAVLLSVMILVMIGQKLKVAYPIFLVIAGLLISFVPGMPRIEIEPDLVFLIFLPPILFEAAWFTSWQDFHKWRKQIFSMAFGLVFLTSIVVAYLSSSIIPGLTVAMGFLLGGVNSPPDAVAATSVLKHMKIPKKITNILEGESLINDASSLIVFKFALAAVISGQFIWRDAVQDFFTMAIGGIAVGVAVGFLFGALLRIIPTNSNIDTIITLIVPYIMYVGAEHFHFSGVLAVVAGGLLMSYNSHCYLSHTSRIQSGNVWSVLIFLMNTIIFILIGLELPIVVEGMKEYTISEGIFYSVVIGGAIIGTRILYSYALMYFPRVCSKELRLKVPKPDWREPFIISFAAMRGVVSLAAALSIPAFLPNGEAFPHRNIILFVTFVIILITLVGQGLLLSPILKLLNIQDAGSELPEEKQEVILMRKLKETALHKLDNDFSELAVTNSLVRHQKHKLENEMMLMADKAQCMASTGDYVTAINENKDVLRQIIQAQRNELHRMKREKIFDDHVMRTIEMQLDFDEAKITGFSHG, from the coding sequence ATGATTCACAGCTATGTTATAATATCTATTGCAGTACTGCTGTCTGTGATGATATTGGTAATGATCGGCCAGAAATTAAAAGTTGCTTACCCAATTTTTCTGGTTATTGCAGGATTGCTGATCAGCTTTGTGCCGGGAATGCCACGTATTGAAATAGAACCAGATCTTGTTTTCCTTATTTTCCTGCCGCCTATTTTGTTTGAAGCCGCTTGGTTTACTTCATGGCAGGACTTTCATAAATGGAGAAAGCAGATTTTTTCAATGGCTTTCGGATTGGTGTTTTTAACATCCATCGTTGTAGCTTACCTTTCATCTTCTATTATTCCCGGGCTTACGGTAGCAATGGGATTTTTATTGGGAGGTGTAAATTCCCCACCAGATGCGGTGGCGGCTACTTCAGTATTAAAGCATATGAAAATTCCCAAAAAGATCACTAATATTCTTGAAGGGGAAAGTCTGATCAATGATGCTTCCAGTTTAATTGTGTTTAAATTTGCTCTGGCTGCCGTTATTTCAGGACAGTTCATTTGGAGAGATGCTGTTCAGGATTTCTTTACCATGGCTATTGGAGGAATTGCGGTAGGAGTGGCAGTAGGTTTTCTGTTTGGAGCTTTACTAAGGATTATTCCAACCAACTCTAATATAGATACCATTATTACCCTTATTGTACCCTACATTATGTATGTGGGAGCGGAGCATTTCCATTTTTCGGGAGTGCTGGCAGTGGTTGCAGGAGGACTATTGATGTCATATAATTCTCATTGTTATTTGAGTCATACCTCAAGGATACAGTCCGGGAATGTATGGAGTGTTCTGATATTCCTCATGAATACAATCATTTTCATTCTGATTGGTCTAGAACTTCCGATTGTAGTGGAAGGAATGAAAGAATACACTATTTCAGAAGGTATTTTCTACAGTGTTGTCATTGGCGGAGCAATTATCGGAACAAGAATTCTGTACAGTTATGCATTGATGTATTTCCCAAGAGTCTGCTCCAAAGAATTGCGGTTAAAAGTTCCAAAACCGGACTGGCGGGAACCGTTTATCATCAGTTTTGCAGCCATGAGAGGAGTAGTTTCACTGGCAGCAGCCTTATCGATTCCTGCTTTTTTACCAAACGGAGAAGCGTTTCCACACAGAAATATTATTTTATTTGTAACTTTTGTTATCATATTGATTACCCTGGTTGGACAAGGTTTATTGCTGAGCCCAATCCTGAAATTATTAAATATCCAGGATGCCGGAAGCGAATTACCGGAAGAAAAACAGGAAGTTATTCTTATGCGCAAACTGAAAGAAACAGCATTGCATAAACTGGATAATGACTTTTCTGAACTGGCAGTCACAAACAGTCTGGTTCGTCATCAAAAGCATAAGCTGGAAAATGAAATGATGCTGATGGCAGATAAAGCCCAATGTATGGCCTCTACTGGAGATTATGTAACGGCCATTAATGAAAACAAAGATGTCTTACGACAGATCATTCAGGCACAGAGAAACGAACTGCACAGAATGAAAAGAGAAAAGATATTTGATGATCACGTCATGAGAACCATTGAAATGCAGCTGGATTTTGATGAAGCAAAAATCACTGGTTTTTCACACGGATAA
- a CDS encoding bestrophin family protein, with product MHSGKRFGAREFIIWTRRSIYALVVLSAIPTVLYFLGWKFLSVPWQPIAIMGTAVAFIVGFKNNASYSRLWEARQIYGAIINDSRSFGYILRDALLSKDPGKVKEMFLRHYAWLTALRFQLREPRAWENMGTDQFDEYARKYDIPERLSKLDEELKKYLSEPELQYILSKKNRATQLMAKQSKALSEAYEKGELNDFQWTQINQQLIKFTDDQGKAERIKNFPYPRNFSSITTYLLLLFIVFVPFGLLKELDKLGDGTMVEGWTLWFNIPFSLLVTWCFHTLDSVGEASVNPFEGSPNDVPITQISRTIEIDMRDMLDESDLPPAITPKNNIVL from the coding sequence ATGCATTCAGGAAAAAGATTCGGAGCCAGAGAGTTCATTATCTGGACAAGACGGAGCATTTACGCCTTGGTTGTATTATCAGCCATTCCTACCGTCCTGTATTTTTTAGGCTGGAAGTTTCTTTCCGTTCCATGGCAGCCGATTGCCATTATGGGAACAGCTGTTGCCTTTATTGTTGGATTTAAAAACAATGCCAGCTACAGCAGGCTCTGGGAAGCAAGACAGATCTATGGAGCGATTATTAATGACAGCCGTAGTTTTGGATATATCCTTAGAGATGCGCTGCTTTCTAAAGATCCGGGTAAAGTAAAAGAGATGTTTCTTCGTCATTATGCATGGCTTACTGCCTTGAGATTTCAGCTTCGAGAGCCGAGAGCATGGGAAAATATGGGGACAGACCAATTTGATGAATATGCCAGAAAGTATGATATTCCGGAGAGGTTGTCCAAACTGGATGAAGAATTGAAAAAATACCTTTCTGAACCTGAACTTCAGTATATTTTAAGCAAAAAGAACAGGGCTACCCAACTGATGGCGAAGCAGAGTAAAGCTTTGTCTGAAGCCTATGAAAAAGGAGAACTCAATGATTTTCAATGGACACAGATTAATCAGCAACTGATAAAGTTTACCGATGACCAGGGAAAAGCAGAAAGAATTAAGAACTTTCCATACCCGAGAAATTTCTCTTCCATCACCACATACCTTTTGCTTTTATTTATTGTTTTTGTGCCTTTCGGATTACTGAAAGAGCTTGATAAATTAGGAGACGGAACAATGGTAGAAGGATGGACTTTATGGTTTAATATTCCATTTTCTTTATTGGTTACATGGTGCTTTCATACCTTAGACAGCGTAGGTGAGGCCTCTGTTAATCCATTCGAAGGAAGTCCTAATGATGTGCCGATTACCCAGATCAGCCGTACTATAGAAATTGATATGAGAGATATGCTGGATGAATCTGATCTTCCGCCGGCAATCACACCGAAGAATAATATTGTTCTGTAA
- a CDS encoding DUF2490 domain-containing protein has protein sequence MRKVFTKLAFTVLSLGFILTFAQKNDLGAWYMYFGNNKISKKLNWHNEIQYRNFDALGDLEQLLIRTGVGYDLTENNNNVLLGYGFILSQPYVNGEKKENIEHRIFQQYITKQKFGRFYLQHRYRLEERFLQDDFRMRFRYMLGVNIPITQKEMLPKTLYASVYNEIFLHFNSPVFDRNRVYGALGYVINKNMRIEAGYMNQIQENRNRGQIQIGFYNNIPFTKN, from the coding sequence ATGAGAAAGGTTTTTACGAAGTTGGCATTCACAGTATTAAGTTTGGGATTCATATTGACATTTGCTCAGAAAAATGATCTGGGAGCATGGTATATGTATTTTGGAAATAACAAAATCAGCAAAAAGCTGAACTGGCATAATGAAATTCAGTACCGTAATTTCGATGCCCTTGGAGATCTGGAACAGTTGCTGATCCGTACCGGGGTAGGGTATGATCTTACAGAAAATAACAACAATGTTTTATTAGGATATGGGTTTATTCTGAGCCAGCCTTATGTAAACGGAGAGAAAAAAGAGAATATAGAGCACCGAATTTTCCAGCAGTATATTACCAAACAGAAATTTGGACGTTTCTATCTTCAGCACCGTTATCGCCTGGAAGAACGTTTTCTTCAGGATGATTTCAGGATGAGGTTCCGTTATATGCTGGGCGTGAATATTCCGATTACTCAAAAAGAAATGCTACCAAAGACCCTTTACGCATCAGTGTATAATGAAATTTTCCTGCATTTCAACAGTCCGGTTTTCGACAGGAACAGAGTCTACGGAGCTTTAGGATATGTCATCAACAAAAATATGAGGATTGAAGCAGGTTATATGAACCAGATTCAGGAAAATAGAAATCGCGGGCAGATTCAGATTGGTTTTTATAACAATATTCCATTTACTAAAAACTGA
- a CDS encoding DUF1398 domain-containing protein produces the protein MKFTIENIKEEHQKVKTGADFPQYIQAIKRLGVSHYKAYVSDGNTEYFNNENQSVQTGSKYDSLPVSDTLNLENFKIRLKLHQQGGTDYMTFCKDCAENGINGWTMDLHGMTCTYFDQHETNVLTEQIPE, from the coding sequence ATGAAATTTACGATCGAAAACATTAAAGAAGAGCATCAAAAAGTAAAAACCGGAGCTGATTTTCCTCAATATATTCAGGCGATAAAAAGGCTTGGTGTTTCTCATTATAAAGCATACGTTTCAGACGGAAATACTGAATATTTTAACAATGAAAACCAATCTGTGCAGACCGGAAGTAAGTATGATTCACTTCCTGTTTCCGATACTTTAAACCTTGAAAATTTTAAAATAAGGCTGAAACTTCATCAGCAGGGAGGAACAGATTACATGACTTTCTGTAAAGATTGTGCCGAAAACGGAATCAACGGATGGACAATGGATCTTCACGGGATGACCTGTACTTATTTTGACCAGCATGAAACGAATGTTCTGACAGAACAGATTCCAGAATAA
- a CDS encoding response regulator transcription factor has protein sequence MEKDIIRVITVDDEALFRQGISLLIQREKDIELVSDFSNGKELLDELITLEELPDIILMDLNMPEINGVEATKQIHIKYPQIRIIALTSYNTKAFIVNMIQSGACSFLKKNSSPAELLTAIREVYSKGFFYNIEVMEALHQNLTEPKKKVSSIFDANHISKREKEVLELICKQYNTSEIADQLFISSRTVEGHRNSLLLKTGAKNTAGLVVYAIESKIADMNYLKDRFE, from the coding sequence ATGGAAAAGGATATAATTCGTGTAATAACCGTAGACGATGAAGCACTCTTTCGTCAGGGAATTTCATTGTTGATACAGAGAGAAAAAGATATTGAACTGGTAAGTGATTTCAGTAACGGGAAAGAGCTGCTTGATGAGCTTATAACCCTGGAAGAGCTGCCTGATATTATCCTGATGGATCTCAATATGCCGGAAATTAACGGAGTAGAAGCTACCAAACAAATCCATATCAAATATCCTCAGATCAGAATTATTGCATTGACCAGCTATAATACAAAAGCATTTATTGTCAATATGATACAGTCCGGAGCTTGTTCCTTCCTTAAAAAAAACTCAAGCCCTGCTGAATTACTTACTGCAATCCGGGAAGTATATAGCAAAGGTTTCTTTTATAATATCGAAGTAATGGAAGCATTACATCAAAACCTCACAGAGCCTAAAAAGAAAGTTTCCAGTATTTTTGATGCCAACCATATTTCCAAAAGAGAAAAAGAGGTATTGGAATTAATCTGTAAACAATACAACACATCTGAAATAGCAGATCAGCTTTTTATAAGTTCCAGAACCGTTGAAGGCCACCGTAACAGTCTTCTGCTGAAAACCGGAGCCAAAAATACGGCAGGTTTAGTGGTATATGCCATTGAAAGTAAAATTGCAGATATGAACTATTTAAAAGACAGGTTCGAGTAA
- a CDS encoding sensor histidine kinase produces the protein MNENTIISTIVYTFLAFTLLAVTLIIFYYFSNKKITRNLIQKKELEIRYEKDLTHAIISAQEKEKLRIAQDLHDDISSKLSVVSLNIHLLDFDNLAREEYTDLKNKIIHLVNKTAESARQISHDLLPPILEKFGLHAAIDALCSEINMSKTLQVTYSNSLYFAKTEEEKNLHIFRILQELINNSIKHGESTHIDIEFLGKEGKNTCIYKDDGKGFNLDENTLKGGLGLRNIRSRVELINGTLKIESENNKGITVEFTF, from the coding sequence ATGAATGAAAATACAATTATTTCCACTATCGTTTATACCTTTCTGGCATTTACTTTACTGGCCGTTACGCTGATCATATTTTATTATTTTTCTAATAAGAAAATAACCAGAAATCTTATTCAGAAAAAAGAACTGGAAATCAGATATGAGAAAGATCTTACTCATGCCATTATCAGTGCTCAGGAAAAAGAAAAACTGCGGATTGCTCAGGATCTGCATGATGACATCAGCTCAAAACTCAGTGTGGTTTCTTTAAATATCCATCTGTTGGATTTTGATAATTTGGCCAGAGAAGAATACACCGATCTGAAAAATAAAATAATACATCTGGTCAACAAAACTGCCGAAAGCGCCAGACAAATCTCTCATGACCTGCTTCCTCCCATTTTAGAAAAATTTGGTCTTCATGCTGCAATAGATGCCCTATGCTCAGAAATTAACATGTCCAAAACCCTTCAGGTTACTTATTCCAACAGTCTATACTTTGCAAAGACAGAAGAAGAAAAAAATTTACATATCTTTAGAATACTTCAGGAGCTCATTAACAATTCCATAAAGCATGGTGAAAGTACTCATATTGATATAGAATTTCTAGGAAAAGAAGGAAAAAATACCTGTATCTATAAAGATGATGGTAAAGGATTTAATCTTGATGAAAATACTTTGAAAGGAGGATTAGGCTTACGAAACATCAGAAGCCGGGTAGAACTGATCAATGGAACACTGAAAATTGAAAGTGAAAACAATAAAGGAATCACCGTAGAATTTACATTTTAA